The nucleotide window CGCGACGAAGCGGCCGCGGAAGCGCGCCCCCTCGATGAAGACGAACTCGAGGCGCTGGTCGGCTCCCGGCATTTCGATCTGCGCGAGCTGATCGAGGAAGAATTGCTGTTGGCTTTGCCAATCGTGCCGAAGCATGAGGTTTGTCCGACTGTGCACGAAAGCCTGGCCACGGGCGACGACGGGTTGGCGGAGCCGCCGCCCCCGCCCGAAGAAGAGGATAAGCCGTCTCCGTTCGCGGCGCTGGCAGCGCTCAAGCGCTCGCCGGACAAGGACGGAAAGTAATGTGCGGCCGGGTTTCCGGCTCACCAAAGTACATGTTTGCGTTAGTCGCACAGGTCGGGCCGACAGGCCGACACCGTAGGGCGGCGCTCGAACTGTGTTAAAATTTCGCGATATTTTGAGGAGTTATCATGGCCGTTCAACAGAACAAGAAGTCGCCGTCGAAGCGCGGCATGCACCGTTCGCACGATTTCCTGACCGCACCGTCGACCGCCGTCGAGCCGACGTCGGGTGAGACGCACCTGCGTCACCACATCTCGCCGAACGGTTTCTACCGTGGTCGCAAGGTCATCAAGACCAAGAACGACTAACTCGGCCCTCCAGGCGATACGCGCCCATCATGGCGCTGTTTGATCGTTTGATGTGGCAAAAGCGGCACTCATCCTGCCGCTTTTTTTGTTACCTGTACCGCAAGCCAATCACGTCGACATGACAGTCACCCTGACGATCGATTGTATGGGCGGAGATCACGGCCCATCGGTGACGGTGCCGGCCGCGGTTCGCTTCGTGCAATCCACCGACGATGTCGAACTTGTGCTGGTCGGACAGCAGGAGATCATCAACGCGCAGCTCGCGAAGCTGCGCGTGACGGATCACCCACGCCTGTCCGTGGTCAATGCGACCGAAGTCGTCGCCATGGACGACTCCGTCGAGACCGCCCTGCGCAGGAAGAAAGACTCCTCGATGCGCGTGGCGCTCAATCTGGTCAAGGAAGCGCGCGCGCAGGCTTGCGTGTCCGCCGGCAATACCGGTGCGCTGATGGCCGTCTCGCGCTACGTGCTCAAGACCTTGCCCGGGATCGAGCGGCCCGCGATCGCCACGGTGTTGCCGAACCAGAAGGGCGGCTACACCACGATGCTCGATCTGGGCGCCAACGTGGATTGCGAGCCGACGCACTTGCTGCAATTCGCCGAAATGGGCCATGCGCTCGTCGCGGCCGTCGACGGCAAGGACCGCCCGTCGATCGGTTTGCTCAACATCGGCGAGGAAGTCATCAAGGGCAACGACGTCATCAAGCAGGCCGGCGAGCTGCTGCGTGGCTCCACGCTGAATTTCTACGGCAACGTGGAAGGCAACGACATCTATCGCGGCACGACGGACATCGTGGTGTGCGACGGGTTCGTGGGCAACGTTGCACTCAAGACCTCCGAAGGCCTGGCCCAGATGCTCGGCGACATGATCCGCGAGGAATTCACCCGCACGTGGTGGACCAAAGTGATCGCTGTCGTTGCGCTGCCGATTCTTACCCGCTTCAAGAACCGCGTCGATCATCGCCGTTACAACGGTGCGGCGTTGCTCGGATTGCGTGCGCTCGTCATCAAGAGTCACGGTTCCGCCGATGCCTACTCGTTTGAATGGGCTATCAAACGCGGCTATGATGCAGTTCGCAATGGCGTGCTCGACCGTTTGTCGCACGCCATGCAAGAGAACCAGACCCAGCTCCAGGACAACAAGCCGGTGAGCGCCATTCCGGCGCTTTGAAGCCGGCGGCTCCCCCGGCGCGCTAATCGATCATAAGATGACCCAGTCCGCGATTTATTCCCGTGTCGTCGGTACCGGCAGCTACCTGCCGGCACGACGCGTGACCAATCAGCAGTTGGCCGACGAGCTTGCGGCCCGCGGCGTCGAGACGAGCGACGAGTGGATCGTCGCGCGTACCGGTATCAAGGCCCGCCATTTCGCCGCGCCCGACCAGACGACCAGCGACATGGCGGTGGAGGCGGCAAAGCACGCACTCGACATGGCCGGACTCAGCCCCGATCAGATCGACCTGATCATGGTGGCTACGTCGACGCCCGACTTCGTGTTCCCGAGCACTGCATGTCTCGTGCAGAGCAAGCTTGGCGTGACCAACGGCTGCGCGGCATTCGACATCCAGGCGGTATGCTCGGGTTTCGCTTACGCGATGGCCACGGCCGACAACTTCATCCGCTCCGGTACGTATCGGAACGCGCTGGTGATCGGCGCCGAGGCGTTTTCCCGAATCCTCGATTTCAATGACCGCACGACGTGCGTGCTGTTCGGCGACGGTGCGGGTGCCGTGGTGCTTCAGGCATCGAGCGAGCCGGGCATCCTGTCGAGCGCGCTGCACGCGGACGGTAGCCATTCGAACATCCTGTGCGTGCCGGGCAACGTGAACGCCGGTGCCGTGCAGGGCGCGGCATTCCTTCACATGGACGGCCAGGCGGTGTTCAAGCTTGCCGTCAAGGTACTGGACAAAGTGGCCCACGAGGCCCTCGAAAAGGCCGGGATGGCGCCGTCGGCGCTCGACTGGCTGATTCCGCACCAGGCCAACCTGCGCATCATGTCGAGCACGGCACGCAAGCTGGGCCTGCCGGACGAGAAGATGGTCGTGACCGTCGACCAGCATGGCAACACATCTGCCGCTTCGATTCCGTTGGCCCTCGACGTGGCCGTGCGCGATGGGCGCATCAAGCCGGGCCAGAACGTCATGATCGAAGGCGTTGGCGGTGGCTTCACGTGGGGCGCGGTACTGTTCCGCATGTAATTGCCCCGGCGCTGCGGCGCGGTGACCGACGCGGGCGCACGGAAGTGCGCGCCAAGTGTGATCGTGCCGCTTCCTGTCTCGTCGTCTTCATTTTGGCGCACGACAGGACGCTGCCTTATTTCTGAATCTGACTGCAAAACCAGGCGCTATGACATTCGCTTTCGTTTTCCCGGGACAAGGGTCCCAATCGGTGGGCATGCTCGATGCATTCGCGGATAACGCGGTCGTGCGCGAGACCGTTGCCGAAGCCTCGGATGCCCTCGGACTGGATATGGCCAAACTGATCGCCGCCGGTCCCGCCGAGGAACTCAACCTCACCACCAACACCCAGCCGGTCATGCTCACCGCCGCTTACGCGATGTACCGCGCATGGCTGGCCGAGGGCGGCGCCACGCCGGCATTCGTCGCAGGCCATAGCCTGGGTGAGTATTCGGCACTGGTCGCTGCGGGCGTGATCGCGTTCAAGGACGCCGTGCCGCTCGTTCGCTTCCGTGCGCAAGCCATGCAGGAAGCCGTGCCGGTCGGCCAGGGTGGCATGGCCGCCATTCTTGGCCTCGACGATGACACGGTGCGTCAGGTCTGCGCCGAGGCGTCGGCTGCTGGCGTGGTCGAAGCCGTCAACTTCAACGCACCGGCGCAAGTCGTGATCGCGGGCGCCAAGGCGGGCGTGGAGAAGGCTTGCGAGCTGGCCAAGGCCGCCGGCGCCAAGCGCGCGCTGGTGCTGCCGGTCTCCGCGCCGTTCCATTCGTCGCTGCTCAAGCCGGCGTCGGACCGCCTGCGCGAATATCTGGCAAACGTGACGTTCAATGCGCCGCAAATCCCGCTGGTCAACAATGTCGACGTTGCGGTCGAGACGGACGTGGCCCGCATCAAGGACGCCTTGGTGCGCCAGGCCGCAGCACCCGTGCGGTGGGTCGAGTCGGTGAAATGGCTCGCATCGCAAGGCGTGACGCAAGTGATCGAGTGCGGCCCGGGCAAGGTGCTGACCGGTCTGACCAAGCGTATCGACGGCAATCTCACGGGGTTGGCGATCACGGACCCGGCGTCGCTCGCCGACGTGCGCGCCCAACTCTCGTAAGCAACAGGCAGGGAAATTCTCTCATGAGCAAGCAACTCGACAACCACGTGGCACTGGTGACCGGCGCCTCGCGCGGCATCGGTCGCGCGATCGCCCTGGAACTGGCCCGTCAGGGAGCCACGGTCATCGGCACCGCCACGAGCGAAGCCGGTGCGCAAGGCATCGACGCCTACTTCGCCGAAGCCGGTCTGGCCGGCGGCAAGGGCATCGTCCTGAATGTGACCGACGCCGACGGTGTTTCCGCCGCCCTCGACGACATCCTGAAGCAGTACGGCAAACTCGACATCCTCGTCAATAACGCCGGCATCACGCGAGATAATCTCGCCATGCGGATGAAGGACGACGAGTGGGACGACGTCATCGACACCAATCTCAAGGCGATCTTCCGTTTGTCGCGCGCGGTGATCAAGCCGATGATGAAGGCGCGTAACGGCCGCATCATCAACGTGACGTCGGTGGTGGGTTCGGCCGGCAACCCCGGACAGGCGAACTACGCTGCCGCCAAGGCCGGCGTGGCCGGCATGGCACGTTCCTTGGCCGCAGAGATTGGCAGCCGGAACATCACCGTCAACTGCGTCGCGCCGGGATTCATCGATACCGACATGACGAAGGCGTTGCCCGAAGCCCAGCAGGAAGCGCTCAAGGCGCGTATTCCGCTGGGGCGCCTCGGTGCGCCCGAGGACATTGCCAATGCCGTCGCGTTTCTCGCGTCGCCGCAAGCCGGCTACATCACCGGCACGACGCTCCACGTGAACGGCGGCATGTTCATGAGTTGAATGAAAATCGCGCAATTTACTGGAGAAATCGATTAATTTGCGCGACGTTGAACATTATTTGGCGCAGGCTAACTTTGCTTGGCAAACCTGTTAAAATGCGCGCACTTGTCTGAACTAACTACCCCGGAGGGTTTGCATGGCTAACTTTGAAGAACGCGTCAAGAAGATCGTCGCGGAACAACTTGGCGTGGCGGAAGCCGACGTCAAGAACGATTCGAACTTTGTGACCGATCTTGGCGCCGATTCGCTCGACACGGTTGAGCTGGTGATGGCCCTCGAAGAAGAATTCGAAACGGAAATTCCGGACGAAGAAGCCGAGAAGATCACCACCGTGCAACAGGCTATCGATTACGTGACGGCTAACTCGGCCAAGTAATCATCATGGTTCGCCTGGCTGGCCGGGGTGCCGACCGGTTCCTGGCGCCAGGCATGCCTGTGAGCCGCAGGGAGCGCGGGGTCGAACCCTGCTGCCTCTGTGGCTTTTGTTTTGTATGACCCAGCAGAAGAAGGGGAGTATCGTGAGTCGTCGTCGCGTCGTCATTACCGGTCTGGGCCTGATCTCGCCGGTCGGCAACACCGTTGCCGAGGGTTGGGAAAATCTGGTCGCGGGCCGTTCGGGCATCGCCAACATCACGAAGTTCGATGCGAGCGCGCACAAGGTGCGCTTCGCAGGCGAAGTCAAAAACTTCGATACCGATAAATACCTGTCGCCCAAGGAAGCGCGCCGTATGGATACGTTTATCCATTTCGGTCTCGCCGCCGGTATTCAGGCGTTTGAGGATAGCGGCCTGCAGGTCACCGCAGAGAACGCAGAGCGCATTGGCGTGCTGGTCGGCTCGGGCATTGGCGGCCTGCCGATGATCGAAGACACGCAGACCGACCTGCTCAATGGCGGTCCGCGCAAGATCTCCCCCTTCTTCGTGCCGGGCTCGATCATCAACATGATTTCGGGCCACCTGTCGATCAGGTACGGGTTGAAGGGCCCGAACCTGGCGATCGTCACGGCGTGCACGACCGGCCTGCACTGTATCGGCCAGGCCGCGCGCATGATCCAGTACGGCGATGCCGACGCTGTGCTCGCCGGCGGCGCGGAATCGACCGTTTCGCCGTTGGGCATCGGCGGTTTCGCCGCCATGACGGCGCTGTCGACCCGCAATGACGACCCGGCAACGGCCAGCCGTCCGTGGGACAAGGATCGCGACGGCTTCGTGCTGGGCGAAGGCGCCGGCGTGATGATGGTCGAAGAGTACGAACACGCCAAGGCGCGCGGCGCGAAGATCTACGCCGAACTCACGGGTTTCGGCATGAGTGCCGACGCGTATCACATGACGGCACCTTGCGAAGACGGTGACGGCGCGCTGCGCTCCATGAAGAACGCCCTGCGCGACGCCGGCCTGAACGCCGACACCGTGAATTACGTGAATGCCCACGGCACGTCGACCCCGCTGGGCGACATCGCCGAGACGGTTGCGATCAAGCGCCTGATGGGTGACGCGGCGAAGCAGGTCGTGGTGAACTCGACCAAGTCGATGACGGGCCACCTGTTGGGTGGCGCGGGCGGCCTGGAGTCGGTGTTCACCGTGTTGGCCGTGCATCACCAGAAGTCGCCGCCGACGATCAACATCTTCAATCAGGACCCTGCTTGCGACCTGGACTACTGCGCAAACGTGGCCCGCGACATGAAAATTGACGTCGCATTGAAGAACTCTTTCGGATTTGGCGGGACTAACGGCACGCTGGTCTTCCAGCGCGTCTGATGTTCGCGGGACGCCTTGCCGGCGTCCCGTCCCGCTGACCCACGCTCCGGTGAGTGTGCCCGGGCGTGCGGCGTTCAAGACACTTCCAGCCACGGCGGCCAGGCGCCGGCGTGGCGCCATCGGGCCCGACCGGGTCCGGCAGCCAGAGAAAATACGGATCCATATCAGGTGAGTGAACGAGAAATCGACCAGGCGCTCGTCGAGCGCGTGCAAAAGGGCGACAAAGCCGCCTTCGAGCTGTTGGTCGCGAAATATCACCGCAAGATCATCCGCCTCGTATCGCGGCTCGTGCGCGACGCCGCCGAGGTCGAGGATGTGACGCAGGAGGCTTTCATCAAAGCCTACCGTGCCTTGCCGCAGTTTCGCGGCGAGTCGGCGTTCTATACCTGGTTGTATCGTATTGCTGTCAACACGGCGAAGAACCACCTGGCAACGCAAGGGCGCCGTGCCCCGACCTCGACTGAAGCGAACGCTGAAGAAGCGGAAACTTTTGCCGAGGCCGATCAACTAAGGGATATCAACACGCCTGAGTCGATGCTCATGAGCAAGCAGATTGCTCAAACGGTCAATCTGGCGATGGAGGCTTTGCCCGATGAACTTCGAACGGCCATCACCCTGCGGGAAATCGAGGGGTTGAGCTACGAAGAGATCGCCGAAGCCATGGGGTGCCCGATCGGAACGGTCCGTTCGCGAATTTTCCGGGCGCGTGAAGCGATTGCCAGCCGGCTGCGGCCGCTGCTGGACACGCCTGACGGCAAGCGCTGGTGAGCGCGCCGCCGGGAAAGTTAATTTCGTTGGGGGATATCATGGGATCAGCGACGGTGCAAACGCAGCGGGGGCTGCAAGCCGAGCGGATTTCCGCGTTGGTGGACGGGGAATTCGATCCGGACGAACTGGCTGCCCTGCTGGACGAGGCCGACACCTCTGGCCGTCCGCTCTGGGGCGACTACCATCTGATCGGCGACGCGCTGCGTTCCGATGAACTGACGCTGCCGCGTTCGGAGTCGGCCTTCATGGCGGCCTTCGCGGCACGCCTCGAAGCCGAGCCCCACCTGCTCGCGCCGGCCGCCCTGGCCGACGCTCAGGCCGGTGCCGCCCAGGCGGTGAAGGCTTCGGGATCGCGCGTGACGCGCATCAATCCTTTCCTGCGCGTGCGCCGCGTGTTGCCGACGGCTGCCGCCGCCGCTGCCGTGGCTGCGTTGTCGTGGGTGGTGGTGCCGCGTCTGCAGGATCATCCGGCGGGCGGGGCTCAGCCGCAGGTGCTGGCCCAGACCGCGGCACCGGCGCCAGCCGGGGCCAACGTCACGCGTGTGGCGCTTGCCCAGCAGCCCCAGGCCGCCGTGGCGGCCAACGCGGCCACGAACGACGTGATCGTGCTGCGCGATGCGCGCCTGGACCAATATCTGGCCGCACACCAGCAATACGCGCCGGCCCCCATCGGCCAGAGCGTTTCTCCTTACATGCGAGCCTCGGCGCAAGCGGACGAATAAATGCAGCGCCTGAGTACCGAATCCTTGCCGCGTGCGCCCATCGGGCGCACTTTCTTACTGTTCGCGTTCCTGCTGGCAACCACGCTGCAATCGCAGGCGTGGGCCCAGGCGTCCGCGCCGTCCGCCGATCCGCTCGTCGAGCGACGCGAAGTCGCGGCGTGGCTCAACAAGATCCACCGTGCGGCACAGACGCAGAACTACATCGGCACCTTCGTCTATCAGCGTGGTTCGACCATGCGTTCGTCGAAGATCAGCCACTTCGCTGATAAGGGCAACGAGTACGAAGAGCTTGAAACCCTCGACGGTCGTCAGCGCCGCATTCTTCGTCAGAACGAGGACGTCTATACGCTCATTCCCGAGCAGAAGACCGTCTTCCAGGAAAAGCGCGAGAGCAAGGACTCGTTCCCCGCGTTGCTCGCAACGCCCAATCGCGACGTACTCGACTATTACGCTCCGAAGCTGCTGCCGAACGAACGGATGGCGGGTTTCGACTGCATGGTGATCGAGCTCACGCCGAAGGACGAATACCGTTTCGGCTACCGTTTGTGGGCCGACCGCAACACCGGTCTGTTGCTGCGCGCCCAGACGATCGATGCCGACGGGCACCTGCTCGAGCAGGCGGCGTTCTCGCAGATCGCCATCGGCGTGCCGAGCGAACGTACGCGCATCGTTCATGCGATTCAGGCCACGCATGGCTGGCATGTCGTGAAGCCACAGATCGTGCCCATGCGTCTGTCCGATGCCGGGTGGACCATCGATGCGCCGAAGAAGGTGCCGGGTTTCAAGGCCGTTCGTGAAGTGCGCCGTACGATGCGTTCGACGGCCGACGGGAAGCCGTTGGAAGTGCAGCAGGTGGTATATTCCGACGGCATGGCCGGACTTTCGGTGTTCATCGAGCCGGCCACGCGCGAGCGCAAGGAAGGTCACGGCAGCGCCGGTGCGACGAACATTCTCATCAAGCGCCACGGCGATTTCTGGCTGACCTTGCTCGGCGAAGTGCCGCAGGCCACGCTGCAGCAGTTCGCCTCCAGCATCGAGTACAAACAGCCGGCGAAGTGACCGGTTGTCGGGTGGGCCGTCGCCGGTAACGGCGCGGTCCGGGCAGCGAGGCGCACAAGAGACGCAATGCCGTGTCAGGCGCCGGACGGCTCTCAGGAATTCCGAGACTTTCGCGCACTACGATCTTCCAATGAAGAAGACTCTCCTGCTTCGTGTCATCCTTGGCGGCGCCATCGCCGCGCAATTGGCGGGAGTTCCCGCCGCATTCGCCGCTCCGGCCTCGGCGCCGGGCAGCGGATCGACAGCGTCGAACCCCCCGCTTGTCACCAATCTTCCCGATTTCACCCAGCTCGTCGATCGCGTCGGCCCGGCCGTGGTGAACATCCGCACGACCGAGCGCGTAAGTCGGTCCCAGCGAGGCTTGCCGCCTGGCATGGACGACGACATGGCCGAACTGTTCCGGCGCTTCTTCGGCGTACCCATGCCGCAGCCGGGACCCAAGGGCGGTGCGCCCAAGCGTGGCCAGCCACAGCCGGACGAAGAGCAGAACAGCGGCGTGGGATCAGGCTTCATCATGTCGAGCGACGGCTATATCCTGACCAACGCCCACGTGGTGGACGGTGCGGACAGCATCTACGTCACCCTCACCGACAAGCGCGAGTTCAAGGCGAAACTCGTGGGCGCGGACAAGCGGACCGACGT belongs to Pandoraea pnomenusa and includes:
- a CDS encoding MucB/RseB C-terminal domain-containing protein, with the protein product MQRLSTESLPRAPIGRTFLLFAFLLATTLQSQAWAQASAPSADPLVERREVAAWLNKIHRAAQTQNYIGTFVYQRGSTMRSSKISHFADKGNEYEELETLDGRQRRILRQNEDVYTLIPEQKTVFQEKRESKDSFPALLATPNRDVLDYYAPKLLPNERMAGFDCMVIELTPKDEYRFGYRLWADRNTGLLLRAQTIDADGHLLEQAAFSQIAIGVPSERTRIVHAIQATHGWHVVKPQIVPMRLSDAGWTIDAPKKVPGFKAVREVRRTMRSTADGKPLEVQQVVYSDGMAGLSVFIEPATRERKEGHGSAGATNILIKRHGDFWLTLLGEVPQATLQQFASSIEYKQPAK
- the rpmF gene encoding 50S ribosomal protein L32 is translated as MAVQQNKKSPSKRGMHRSHDFLTAPSTAVEPTSGETHLRHHISPNGFYRGRKVIKTKND
- the fabG gene encoding 3-oxoacyl-ACP reductase FabG — translated: MSKQLDNHVALVTGASRGIGRAIALELARQGATVIGTATSEAGAQGIDAYFAEAGLAGGKGIVLNVTDADGVSAALDDILKQYGKLDILVNNAGITRDNLAMRMKDDEWDDVIDTNLKAIFRLSRAVIKPMMKARNGRIINVTSVVGSAGNPGQANYAAAKAGVAGMARSLAAEIGSRNITVNCVAPGFIDTDMTKALPEAQQEALKARIPLGRLGAPEDIANAVAFLASPQAGYITGTTLHVNGGMFMS
- the fabF gene encoding beta-ketoacyl-ACP synthase II; amino-acid sequence: MSRRRVVITGLGLISPVGNTVAEGWENLVAGRSGIANITKFDASAHKVRFAGEVKNFDTDKYLSPKEARRMDTFIHFGLAAGIQAFEDSGLQVTAENAERIGVLVGSGIGGLPMIEDTQTDLLNGGPRKISPFFVPGSIINMISGHLSIRYGLKGPNLAIVTACTTGLHCIGQAARMIQYGDADAVLAGGAESTVSPLGIGGFAAMTALSTRNDDPATASRPWDKDRDGFVLGEGAGVMMVEEYEHAKARGAKIYAELTGFGMSADAYHMTAPCEDGDGALRSMKNALRDAGLNADTVNYVNAHGTSTPLGDIAETVAIKRLMGDAAKQVVVNSTKSMTGHLLGGAGGLESVFTVLAVHHQKSPPTINIFNQDPACDLDYCANVARDMKIDVALKNSFGFGGTNGTLVFQRV
- the fabD gene encoding ACP S-malonyltransferase codes for the protein MTFAFVFPGQGSQSVGMLDAFADNAVVRETVAEASDALGLDMAKLIAAGPAEELNLTTNTQPVMLTAAYAMYRAWLAEGGATPAFVAGHSLGEYSALVAAGVIAFKDAVPLVRFRAQAMQEAVPVGQGGMAAILGLDDDTVRQVCAEASAAGVVEAVNFNAPAQVVIAGAKAGVEKACELAKAAGAKRALVLPVSAPFHSSLLKPASDRLREYLANVTFNAPQIPLVNNVDVAVETDVARIKDALVRQAAAPVRWVESVKWLASQGVTQVIECGPGKVLTGLTKRIDGNLTGLAITDPASLADVRAQLS
- the acpP gene encoding acyl carrier protein codes for the protein MANFEERVKKIVAEQLGVAEADVKNDSNFVTDLGADSLDTVELVMALEEEFETEIPDEEAEKITTVQQAIDYVTANSAK
- the plsX gene encoding phosphate acyltransferase PlsX, with protein sequence MTVTLTIDCMGGDHGPSVTVPAAVRFVQSTDDVELVLVGQQEIINAQLAKLRVTDHPRLSVVNATEVVAMDDSVETALRRKKDSSMRVALNLVKEARAQACVSAGNTGALMAVSRYVLKTLPGIERPAIATVLPNQKGGYTTMLDLGANVDCEPTHLLQFAEMGHALVAAVDGKDRPSIGLLNIGEEVIKGNDVIKQAGELLRGSTLNFYGNVEGNDIYRGTTDIVVCDGFVGNVALKTSEGLAQMLGDMIREEFTRTWWTKVIAVVALPILTRFKNRVDHRRYNGAALLGLRALVIKSHGSADAYSFEWAIKRGYDAVRNGVLDRLSHAMQENQTQLQDNKPVSAIPAL
- a CDS encoding beta-ketoacyl-ACP synthase III; the encoded protein is MTQSAIYSRVVGTGSYLPARRVTNQQLADELAARGVETSDEWIVARTGIKARHFAAPDQTTSDMAVEAAKHALDMAGLSPDQIDLIMVATSTPDFVFPSTACLVQSKLGVTNGCAAFDIQAVCSGFAYAMATADNFIRSGTYRNALVIGAEAFSRILDFNDRTTCVLFGDGAGAVVLQASSEPGILSSALHADGSHSNILCVPGNVNAGAVQGAAFLHMDGQAVFKLAVKVLDKVAHEALEKAGMAPSALDWLIPHQANLRIMSSTARKLGLPDEKMVVTVDQHGNTSAASIPLALDVAVRDGRIKPGQNVMIEGVGGGFTWGAVLFRM
- a CDS encoding sigma-E factor negative regulatory protein — protein: MGSATVQTQRGLQAERISALVDGEFDPDELAALLDEADTSGRPLWGDYHLIGDALRSDELTLPRSESAFMAAFAARLEAEPHLLAPAALADAQAGAAQAVKASGSRVTRINPFLRVRRVLPTAAAAAAVAALSWVVVPRLQDHPAGGAQPQVLAQTAAPAPAGANVTRVALAQQPQAAVAANAATNDVIVLRDARLDQYLAAHQQYAPAPIGQSVSPYMRASAQADE
- the rpoE gene encoding RNA polymerase sigma factor RpoE encodes the protein MSEREIDQALVERVQKGDKAAFELLVAKYHRKIIRLVSRLVRDAAEVEDVTQEAFIKAYRALPQFRGESAFYTWLYRIAVNTAKNHLATQGRRAPTSTEANAEEAETFAEADQLRDINTPESMLMSKQIAQTVNLAMEALPDELRTAITLREIEGLSYEEIAEAMGCPIGTVRSRIFRAREAIASRLRPLLDTPDGKRW